CTCGCTAGACCGAAGGGGTCTCGAGCGTGGCCACGATCTTCGCCAGCTTCTCCCGCGTCTTGAACTTGCGGCTGTAGACCGTCCCGATCCGGACCCCCAGCTCGGCCGCGAGGTCCACCGGGGCTTGTTCCTCTGCGTAGCAGGCGGCGAGGAAGTCCCTCTCCTCCCGCG
This DNA window, taken from Deltaproteobacteria bacterium, encodes the following:
- a CDS encoding sigma-70 family RNA polymerase sigma factor, which encodes LEDLELPERWLVDRRAPDQELETRQSAELARRALSALTREERDFLAACYAEEQAPVDLAAELGVRIGTVYSRKFKTREKLAKIVATLETPSV